The following are from one region of the Cytobacillus firmus genome:
- a CDS encoding nucleoside triphosphate pyrophosphohydrolase — MPIYNKLVRDRIPEVITRNGKTCSTRILDNEEYIEELKKKSFEELEEYVKAQTDEEAMEELADILEILHALAKVHGSTIRDVDDIRKSKVEKRGGFRDKVFLIEVED; from the coding sequence GTGCCTATCTACAACAAACTTGTCCGAGACCGCATCCCAGAGGTTATTACTCGTAATGGAAAAACGTGTTCAACAAGAATATTAGATAATGAAGAATACATAGAAGAATTAAAGAAAAAGAGCTTCGAAGAGCTAGAGGAATACGTTAAAGCACAAACTGATGAGGAAGCAATGGAGGAACTTGCAGATATTCTGGAAATCCTTCATGCATTGGCCAAAGTTCATGGTTCTACTATTCGGGATGTGGATGATATCCGTAAAAGTAAAGTGGAAAAAAGAGGTGGATTTCGAGATAAAGTATTCCTAATTGAGGTTGAAGATTAA
- a CDS encoding DEAD/DEAH box helicase: MVKEGIYEEIINSQLKRELSSLELDTYDIGKETIDVEEARKLLSTYISSVTRKALRFVRETEKDDKLALLEQIKTCNSIIKTLSECLDEEEFQSLKIEEDGEVLTHIYSKINSVKSIRKQNIARPVTSISQSSLFTGSNYEPNMLGEIKKEILSADSIDMLVSFIKWSGLRCILDELRVFTNRGGKLNVITTSYMEATDYKAVLELSQLPNTELKISFDIDRTRLHAKAYLFKRETGFSTAYIGSSNLSNPALTSGLEWNLKVTEKDSYDIIKKFEATFESYWNDKEFVLFDHEKEHDKERLKLALSKSKSSNDDRYHFVFDIQPYYYQKEILEKLQVERKVFGRRKNLIVAATGVGKTVISAFDYKNYYNQNRHAAKLLFVAHREEILKQSLDTFRAILKDANFGDLLVGNHQPSSLDHLFVSIQSFNSKKLYENTTADFYDFIIVDEFHHAAANSYQTLLDYYKPNILVGLTATPERMDGKNILTYFDDSIAAEMRLTEAINQKLLSPFQYFCVSDTVDLSKLKWSRKGYEIKELENVYTSNSIRSNQIVQSLKKYVTDIDEVKGLGFCVSIAHAKYMADYFNQVGVPSIALYNNMESNVRRDAQRQLVSGEIKMIFVVDLYNEGIDIPEVNTILFLRPTESLTVFLQQLGRGLRLSEGKECLTVLDFVGQAHKNYNFEEKFRALIGKTKHSIKHYVENGFFNLPKGSFIQLEKQAKEYILKNINSSTNTRGNLIAKMKFFEQDTGLELNLYNFINHYHLSIYDFYGKNGDRSFVRMKVEAGIREDFQCENEKMITSKLPNLFFLNSPSLLQFLMKYIEKQEVHNEEERLMLNLFYYSFYKAHPEKEGYSTIEDGINQIISIPEFKQEIADILTYLIQSLTTLEMSHDFHFTCPLRVHCKYSTSQILASLDYYNENQSPEFREGVKYFREKDLDIFFITLNKSEKDFSPSTMYNDYAINEKLIHWQTQSRVSESSETAKRYIQHRKNNHKIALFVREYKKEYGYTAPFIFLGTADYVNHSGSKPMNFIWNLREEMPAYLVPKANKNIL, from the coding sequence ATGGTTAAAGAAGGAATCTATGAAGAAATTATCAATAGTCAATTAAAAAGAGAGCTTAGTAGTCTCGAGCTAGATACATATGATATAGGAAAAGAAACTATTGATGTAGAAGAGGCTAGAAAGCTCTTATCAACTTATATTTCATCTGTAACACGAAAAGCTTTAAGATTTGTTCGAGAAACTGAAAAAGATGATAAGTTGGCATTACTTGAACAGATTAAAACTTGTAATTCAATCATCAAAACATTAAGTGAATGTCTAGACGAGGAAGAATTTCAATCGCTAAAAATTGAAGAGGATGGCGAAGTTTTAACACATATCTATTCAAAGATAAACTCGGTGAAAAGTATACGGAAACAGAATATCGCTCGACCAGTGACATCTATTTCACAAAGTTCATTATTCACTGGTTCTAATTACGAACCGAATATGCTTGGAGAGATCAAAAAAGAAATATTATCAGCAGATTCAATCGATATGCTAGTTTCTTTTATTAAATGGAGCGGGTTAAGATGTATTCTTGATGAATTAAGGGTTTTTACTAATAGAGGTGGTAAACTTAATGTTATTACGACATCTTATATGGAAGCTACAGATTATAAAGCGGTTCTTGAATTAAGTCAGCTACCAAATACCGAATTAAAAATCTCTTTCGATATTGATAGGACAAGGCTTCATGCAAAGGCATATTTATTTAAGAGAGAGACAGGTTTCAGTACAGCTTATATCGGTTCATCTAATCTTTCCAATCCAGCATTAACTTCTGGCTTAGAGTGGAATCTAAAAGTAACTGAAAAAGATTCCTATGATATTATTAAAAAATTTGAAGCAACGTTCGAAAGCTATTGGAATGATAAAGAATTTGTGCTTTTTGATCATGAAAAGGAACATGATAAGGAAAGATTAAAGCTTGCCCTTTCTAAAAGTAAAAGCTCAAATGACGATAGGTATCATTTTGTATTCGATATTCAACCTTATTATTATCAAAAGGAAATATTAGAAAAGTTACAGGTCGAACGTAAGGTTTTTGGAAGAAGAAAAAACTTAATTGTTGCAGCTACAGGTGTAGGAAAAACAGTTATTTCTGCTTTTGATTATAAGAATTACTATAACCAAAATCGTCATGCAGCAAAATTATTATTTGTTGCTCATCGTGAGGAAATATTAAAACAAAGTCTAGATACATTTCGTGCTATATTAAAGGATGCCAATTTTGGCGATTTACTAGTAGGTAACCATCAGCCTAGTTCTCTTGATCATTTATTTGTAAGTATCCAAAGCTTCAATAGTAAAAAATTATATGAAAATACAACAGCAGATTTCTATGATTTTATTATTGTGGATGAATTTCACCATGCTGCTGCTAATTCTTATCAAACACTTTTAGATTATTATAAACCAAACATCCTTGTAGGATTAACCGCTACCCCAGAAAGAATGGATGGTAAAAATATTTTAACGTATTTTGACGATTCAATTGCAGCAGAAATGAGGTTAACGGAAGCGATCAACCAAAAGTTATTAAGCCCATTTCAATATTTTTGTGTAAGTGATACAGTAGATCTTTCTAAGTTAAAATGGAGTAGAAAGGGTTATGAAATTAAAGAATTAGAAAACGTTTATACGTCTAACTCTATAAGAAGTAACCAAATTGTTCAAAGTCTCAAGAAATATGTAACGGACATAGACGAAGTAAAAGGATTAGGCTTTTGTGTATCCATCGCACATGCAAAGTATATGGCTGACTATTTTAATCAAGTGGGAGTCCCCTCTATTGCCTTATATAATAATATGGAATCCAATGTTCGTAGAGATGCCCAGAGGCAATTGGTTAGCGGAGAAATAAAGATGATTTTTGTTGTAGATCTTTACAATGAAGGAATTGATATTCCTGAGGTGAATACCATCCTTTTCTTAAGACCAACAGAAAGCTTAACGGTATTCCTACAGCAGCTTGGAAGAGGATTAAGATTATCTGAAGGTAAAGAATGCTTAACGGTTTTAGATTTTGTCGGCCAGGCCCATAAAAATTACAATTTCGAAGAAAAGTTTCGGGCTCTCATAGGCAAAACCAAACATTCCATTAAACATTATGTCGAAAATGGATTTTTCAATCTACCAAAGGGGTCTTTCATTCAGCTTGAGAAACAAGCTAAGGAGTATATATTAAAAAATATTAATTCAAGTACTAATACAAGAGGTAACCTTATAGCCAAAATGAAATTTTTTGAACAGGATACCGGTTTGGAACTCAATTTATATAATTTCATTAACCACTATCACCTATCCATTTATGACTTTTATGGGAAAAACGGAGATAGGAGTTTTGTAAGAATGAAGGTGGAGGCAGGTATACGGGAGGATTTTCAATGTGAAAACGAAAAGATGATTACGAGCAAACTTCCGAATTTATTCTTCCTCAATTCACCATCGCTTCTCCAATTTCTTATGAAATACATAGAGAAGCAGGAAGTTCATAATGAAGAGGAGAGGTTAATGTTAAATCTCTTTTATTATTCTTTTTATAAGGCGCATCCTGAGAAAGAGGGATACTCAACAATTGAAGATGGCATAAATCAGATTATTTCAATACCAGAGTTTAAACAGGAGATTGCGGATATTTTAACCTACCTAATCCAATCTTTGACGACTTTGGAAATGAGCCACGACTTCCATTTTACATGTCCATTGCGTGTCCATTGTAAATACTCTACCTCTCAGATCCTGGCATCACTTGACTATTATAATGAAAACCAGAGTCCTGAGTTTCGTGAAGGTGTGAAGTATTTTAGAGAGAAGGACTTGGATATCTTTTTTATTACCTTAAATAAATCAGAAAAAGATTTCTCCCCTTCCACCATGTACAATGACTATGCGATTAATGAAAAACTTATTCACTGGCAAACTCAAAGCCGGGTTTCTGAAAGCAGTGAAACAGCGAAAAGGTATATTCAACATCGAAAAAATAATCATAAGATTGCTTTATTTGTAAGGGAATATAAAAAAGAATATGGCTATACAGCACCATTTATCTTTTTAGGAACAGCTGATTATGTAAATCACTCAGGAAGTAAGCCGATGAATTTTATTTGGAATCTTAGAGAAGAAATGCCAGCTTACTTGGTGCCAAAAGCGAATAAGAATATACTGTGA
- a CDS encoding IclR family transcriptional regulator codes for MAVEKKLRIQSVDRVLDILEEIAQEKNGITVSEIAKRLNLQISTTYNLLNTLKMRDYVYQDIETKKYFIGVKIMSLKNTYTNNLDIQKVAAPYLDELHKEIAETIHLSIRVGSHVVPVHRLEAKHAIRVDSEYVGNKGPLYCTATGRALLLSLPESELDCFLNRIDILPFTEHTITDIEKIKEELANSKARGYTRDFMEYQQGVFCIGAPIYNYNSDVISSISVSVPSLRFSPHEQERITNNVIKTAQKISQQLGYQQESV; via the coding sequence ATGGCAGTTGAAAAAAAGCTCAGGATACAGTCTGTTGACCGAGTGCTTGATATATTAGAAGAAATAGCACAGGAGAAGAATGGTATTACTGTTAGCGAAATAGCAAAAAGATTAAACCTGCAAATAAGTACTACATATAACCTGTTAAATACCTTGAAAATGAGAGATTATGTTTATCAAGATATTGAAACAAAAAAATATTTTATAGGTGTTAAAATCATGAGTTTGAAAAATACCTATACAAACAATTTAGATATTCAGAAGGTTGCTGCCCCGTATCTCGATGAATTGCATAAGGAAATCGCAGAGACAATCCATTTAAGTATTAGAGTAGGCAGTCATGTAGTTCCTGTTCACCGATTAGAAGCGAAACATGCAATTCGTGTGGATAGTGAGTACGTTGGTAATAAAGGACCACTATATTGTACAGCCACAGGAAGGGCATTATTATTAAGTTTACCAGAAAGTGAGCTAGATTGTTTTCTTAACAGGATAGATATATTGCCTTTTACTGAACATACCATTACAGACATAGAAAAGATTAAAGAAGAACTGGCTAATAGTAAAGCCAGAGGCTATACTCGTGACTTTATGGAGTATCAGCAAGGGGTTTTTTGTATAGGTGCCCCTATTTATAACTACAACTCAGATGTAATTTCTTCCATAAGCGTTTCCGTTCCCTCCCTTAGATTTAGTCCTCATGAGCAAGAGCGTATCACAAACAATGTAATAAAGACTGCGCAGAAAATATCTCAACAATTAGGATATCAACAAGAATCTGTATAA
- a CDS encoding nuclease-related domain-containing protein has protein sequence MIPLISFFKKRKDEEQQNPKITLDQIEEKKTEKVATRIGELGEYKIDIQLHQLPKDFKHLSDLLVENPKAKTGYSQLDHIVITPFGVFVIETKNYQGTIYGGKDRKTWSVNGKFKMMNPFIQNYGHIQALKNFLDQKYHHLFISMVSFTKRCTFKIDDLELRKIASNDLIVYDVELFDYIHRKVSVLKLQHKEPLLNDSEVLMIYDAIYAANITDPSIREKHVQMLKESKSNKKETVTKKNQSEKCCVCNITVSDKVKAFCLSNKRFNGKIFCFEHQKDL, from the coding sequence GTGATACCATTAATTAGCTTTTTTAAAAAGAGAAAAGATGAAGAACAGCAAAATCCAAAAATAACATTAGATCAAATAGAAGAGAAAAAGACTGAAAAGGTTGCTACCCGTATAGGTGAGTTAGGAGAATACAAAATCGATATTCAATTACATCAGCTTCCGAAAGATTTTAAGCATCTGAGCGATTTGCTAGTTGAAAACCCAAAAGCAAAGACAGGTTATTCACAGCTTGATCATATAGTGATTACTCCGTTTGGTGTCTTTGTAATAGAAACTAAAAATTATCAAGGAACCATTTATGGAGGAAAAGATAGAAAAACATGGTCCGTAAATGGCAAGTTTAAAATGATGAATCCATTTATTCAAAATTATGGACATATACAAGCATTAAAAAACTTCCTTGATCAAAAATACCATCATCTATTTATTTCAATGGTTTCCTTTACGAAACGCTGCACGTTTAAAATTGATGACCTCGAACTTAGAAAAATTGCTTCTAATGACTTAATTGTATATGACGTGGAATTATTCGATTACATACATAGGAAAGTATCGGTTCTAAAACTGCAGCATAAAGAGCCTTTGCTTAATGATAGTGAGGTTTTAATGATTTATGACGCAATTTATGCAGCAAATATAACAGATCCATCTATTAGAGAGAAGCATGTGCAAATGCTAAAAGAAAGTAAGTCTAATAAAAAAGAGACAGTTACTAAGAAGAATCAGTCGGAAAAATGCTGCGTATGCAACATAACTGTTTCGGACAAAGTGAAAGCATTTTGTTTGTCGAACAAAAGGTTTAATGGGAAGATCTTTTGTTTTGAGCATCAAAAAGATTTATAA
- a CDS encoding NAD-dependent succinate-semialdehyde dehydrogenase, which yields MSKLYINGRWSASETGREFNSYNPANGSLLDSVADGNREDTANAIHAAEEAFKKWSVVPAIQRSDYLMACYDSMIKNQDLLAEMITREQGKPLKEAINEVGYAASFFRWYAEEARRIYGETLPSNAADKRIVISRQPVGVVAAITPWNFPLAMITRKIAPALAAGCTVVVKPAEQTPLNAVTLFKVLEECNLPPGVINLITTSQPRDVGEELLHNPAVKKITFTGSTDVGKYLTKEASNQMKRVSMELGGHAPFIVFDDADIEDAVNGVIASKFRNAGQTCVCANRIYVQESIMDEFISLFAEKVNAFSVGEGFKSEVDIGPLIDKDAIQKSKNHIEDALNKGAKLITGGKQINGEGNFFEPTILLDVAEDMYICQEETFGPVAPILTFKTENEVIERANNVPYGLAAYFYTNDYSRSIRVSEKLEYGIIGLNDAIPAVAQAPFGGMKESGVGREGGKEGLLDFLETKYISMKFKNECEQ from the coding sequence TTGAGTAAGCTTTACATTAATGGAAGATGGAGTGCATCGGAAACTGGGAGGGAATTTAATAGTTATAATCCTGCTAATGGGTCTCTTTTAGATAGTGTAGCAGATGGCAATCGAGAAGATACCGCTAATGCTATCCACGCTGCAGAAGAAGCCTTTAAAAAGTGGTCAGTTGTGCCGGCTATTCAACGCTCTGATTACTTAATGGCTTGTTATGACTCGATGATTAAGAATCAGGATCTATTAGCCGAAATGATTACGAGAGAACAGGGGAAACCACTGAAAGAAGCAATAAATGAGGTAGGATATGCAGCAAGTTTTTTCAGATGGTATGCAGAGGAAGCCAGAAGAATCTATGGAGAGACCCTTCCTTCAAATGCTGCCGATAAGAGAATCGTAATATCTAGACAGCCTGTAGGAGTTGTTGCTGCGATCACCCCTTGGAATTTCCCGCTAGCTATGATTACTAGAAAGATAGCACCAGCTTTAGCAGCAGGGTGTACTGTAGTTGTAAAACCTGCAGAACAAACACCTTTAAATGCTGTAACGTTGTTTAAAGTGTTAGAAGAATGCAATTTACCTCCCGGTGTAATAAACCTCATCACGACTTCACAACCTAGAGACGTTGGAGAAGAACTGCTACACAATCCTGCTGTAAAAAAGATTACATTTACTGGTTCAACAGACGTTGGCAAGTATTTAACAAAAGAAGCTTCAAATCAGATGAAACGTGTATCAATGGAACTTGGAGGTCATGCACCTTTTATAGTATTTGATGATGCTGATATAGAAGATGCTGTAAATGGCGTAATAGCAAGTAAATTCAGAAATGCTGGTCAGACATGTGTTTGTGCAAATCGCATATATGTTCAGGAGTCAATAATGGATGAGTTCATCAGTTTGTTTGCTGAAAAAGTTAATGCATTTTCTGTTGGTGAAGGCTTCAAAAGTGAAGTGGATATTGGACCACTTATCGATAAGGACGCCATCCAAAAATCCAAAAATCACATTGAGGACGCTCTGAACAAGGGTGCGAAACTTATTACAGGCGGCAAACAAATTAATGGAGAAGGTAATTTTTTTGAACCTACCATTTTATTAGACGTAGCTGAAGATATGTATATTTGTCAGGAAGAAACGTTTGGTCCTGTTGCACCCATCCTTACGTTTAAGACAGAGAACGAAGTTATAGAGCGTGCAAATAATGTTCCATATGGACTCGCTGCATACTTTTATACCAACGATTACAGTCGCTCAATACGTGTTTCTGAAAAACTGGAGTATGGCATAATCGGGCTTAACGATGCTATTCCAGCGGTTGCGCAGGCTCCATTTGGAGGGATGAAGGAATCTGGTGTTGGACGTGAAGGAGGAAAGGAAGGTTTGCTGGATTTCCTGGAAACTAAATATATATCTATGAAATTTAAGAATGAGTGTGAGCAATAA
- a CDS encoding 5-methylcytosine restriction system specificity protein McrC produces the protein MNSLTDSKIPIRNLYYMLCYAWGHLAEKDMADVAREDEKDIKHLLTRILLVKLRSLIKRGFYREYKSYQEETGTLKGRIHFQESIKTFSFKRGKMHCEFEEMTHDIVHNQVIKSILFSLLQNQQLDKQLKEEIQQLYPYFAEVAVIKLNLRIFQEIKLHRSNQHYRFVLDICRFLYESLLLNEDNGESQFADFERDPKAMARLFEEFVRNFYKKEMQQYKVYRENIYWDAEGKTQIIFL, from the coding sequence ATGAACTCCTTGACAGACTCTAAAATACCGATTAGAAACCTATACTATATGCTTTGCTATGCATGGGGGCATCTTGCAGAGAAAGACATGGCCGATGTAGCCCGTGAAGATGAAAAGGACATTAAACACCTTTTAACAAGAATACTTCTTGTAAAGCTCCGCTCGCTCATCAAGCGGGGCTTTTACCGGGAATATAAATCCTATCAGGAGGAAACAGGAACTTTAAAAGGGAGGATTCACTTCCAGGAATCAATCAAAACGTTTTCTTTTAAAAGAGGTAAAATGCACTGTGAATTCGAAGAAATGACCCATGATATCGTTCATAACCAGGTTATTAAGTCAATTTTATTCTCACTACTGCAAAACCAGCAGCTAGATAAACAATTGAAAGAAGAGATCCAGCAATTGTATCCTTACTTTGCTGAAGTTGCAGTCATAAAGTTAAACCTAAGGATCTTTCAGGAGATCAAGTTGCACAGAAGCAATCAGCACTATCGTTTTGTGCTAGATATCTGCCGTTTTCTTTATGAATCATTGCTATTAAACGAGGATAATGGCGAATCCCAATTTGCTGATTTTGAACGGGATCCCAAGGCAATGGCTCGATTATTTGAGGAATTTGTGCGTAACTTCTACAAAAAGGAAATGCAACAATATAAGGTGTATCGTGAAAATATTTATTGGGATGCTGAGGGGAAGACACAAATTATCTTCCTTTGA
- a CDS encoding thiamine pyrophosphate-binding protein → MRLTGSEIILEHLIQEEVPYIIGIPGHGILSFVDSFVKRKDKIKSIMPRHEQSSIHMADGYYRVKKKPLATYASIGPGAINTAVGLATSFVDSVPVFTVVGETHTHMFGRGVLQEIQKYNWANSVRVFEPITKKSWQATRVEQLPRIMNSAFNEMMTGRRGPVLLNLPMDVQADSIDVTLDDSRKRRVSDDYTEIMAIPGIEKAVNILLNAKRPVILAGGGIHASSAYEELKNLAEATGSAVLCTFSGKSAIEEDHSLYGWIAGSKGTHCGNSIAKEADVILAVGCRFADETTSSYRKGVSFNFPDTKLIHVDIDPHEIGKNYPVEIGIVGNAKDVLANMIRYIHENQLMKDWQDSDYYHEIQRKKNEWFAYMHKIQNDNRSPATISRFYKELREYLDRDAIVVTSSGNSQAQILQEFPFLAPGTNVTTGGFSTMGYAFPAALGAKLAAPDKQVCAVVGDGDFSMTLQELATAVQYNIPIVVIVLNNSGWQAITDLQISAFGKERIMATEFRMDNEGELYTPNFAQVAAGFGVHSQHISNPNEIKSALKNAFKQNGPSLIEITVNREYPYSGGISTGWWDVPVPTYLSDKRKVYEKEKAEESVL, encoded by the coding sequence GTGCGATTAACTGGCAGTGAAATTATTTTAGAACACTTGATCCAAGAAGAGGTTCCTTACATTATTGGTATACCTGGTCACGGAATATTAAGTTTTGTTGATTCCTTTGTTAAACGGAAAGATAAAATTAAAAGTATTATGCCAAGACATGAACAGAGTTCCATCCATATGGCAGATGGTTATTACAGGGTAAAAAAGAAACCGCTTGCAACATATGCGTCGATAGGTCCAGGGGCGATTAATACAGCAGTTGGTCTTGCAACTAGTTTCGTAGATTCTGTCCCTGTCTTTACTGTAGTAGGGGAAACCCATACACATATGTTTGGCAGAGGGGTACTCCAGGAAATCCAAAAATACAATTGGGCAAATTCCGTTCGAGTATTTGAACCTATTACCAAAAAGAGCTGGCAGGCTACAAGAGTCGAACAATTACCCAGAATTATGAATAGTGCATTTAATGAGATGATGACAGGCAGAAGAGGCCCTGTTCTACTAAATTTACCAATGGATGTTCAAGCAGATTCGATAGACGTCACATTAGATGATTCCAGGAAAAGAAGAGTTTCAGATGACTATACAGAAATTATGGCTATACCCGGGATTGAGAAAGCTGTAAATATATTGCTAAATGCTAAGCGTCCTGTGATTTTAGCAGGGGGAGGGATCCATGCATCAAGTGCTTATGAAGAGTTGAAAAATTTAGCAGAAGCAACAGGTTCTGCAGTTTTATGCACTTTCAGTGGCAAAAGTGCTATAGAAGAAGATCATTCTTTATATGGTTGGATTGCCGGATCCAAAGGTACCCACTGTGGAAACAGTATTGCTAAAGAGGCTGATGTTATTCTTGCAGTAGGCTGCAGGTTTGCAGATGAGACAACATCCTCCTACCGAAAAGGGGTTTCATTTAATTTTCCTGATACGAAATTAATTCATGTAGATATTGATCCACACGAAATAGGTAAAAATTATCCTGTGGAAATTGGAATTGTTGGCAATGCAAAAGATGTTCTAGCCAATATGATTCGATACATTCATGAGAATCAATTAATGAAGGACTGGCAGGATTCTGATTATTATCATGAAATACAACGTAAGAAAAACGAATGGTTTGCATATATGCATAAGATTCAGAATGATAATCGCTCACCTGCAACTATTTCTCGTTTTTATAAGGAATTAAGAGAATACTTAGATAGAGATGCGATAGTTGTGACATCCTCAGGTAATAGCCAGGCACAAATTTTACAAGAGTTCCCTTTCCTTGCCCCGGGAACTAATGTCACAACAGGAGGATTTTCTACCATGGGATATGCATTCCCTGCAGCTTTAGGGGCAAAGTTAGCTGCTCCAGACAAACAGGTTTGTGCAGTAGTGGGGGATGGGGATTTTTCGATGACCCTGCAAGAACTTGCCACAGCTGTACAATACAATATTCCAATTGTAGTTATTGTTCTCAATAACTCAGGCTGGCAAGCTATTACAGACCTGCAAATTTCTGCGTTTGGTAAGGAGCGAATTATGGCAACAGAATTCAGGATGGATAATGAGGGGGAACTTTATACCCCTAATTTCGCTCAGGTAGCAGCAGGATTTGGTGTTCATTCTCAACACATCTCCAATCCTAATGAGATTAAGTCTGCTTTAAAAAATGCTTTCAAACAAAATGGACCATCGCTTATCGAAATTACAGTAAATCGTGAATATCCATATTCAGGTGGAATCTCAACAGGATGGTGGGATGTGCCAGTACCAACTTATCTTTCAGATAAACGAAAGGTTTACGAAAAAGAAAAAGCAGAAGAAAGTGTACTTTAA
- a CDS encoding (deoxy)nucleoside triphosphate pyrophosphohydrolase, translated as MKKIIKVVAGIIENENNEILCALRAPEMTLSNLWEFPGGKVEKKEDIYTAVEREIFEELNCRIEAKELFHNNSHEYDSFIINLFTISCNIIDGTPIPNEHSKLIWLKKENLESLKWAPADIPVVEHLIVEK; from the coding sequence TTGAAAAAAATAATAAAGGTTGTCGCAGGAATAATTGAAAATGAGAATAATGAGATCTTATGTGCTCTAAGGGCCCCTGAAATGACATTGTCAAATCTGTGGGAGTTTCCTGGCGGTAAAGTGGAGAAAAAAGAGGATATCTATACTGCTGTAGAGAGAGAAATATTTGAAGAGTTAAATTGTAGAATTGAAGCAAAGGAATTATTTCATAATAACTCTCATGAATACGATTCATTTATCATTAACCTTTTTACAATATCTTGCAATATTATAGATGGAACGCCAATTCCAAATGAACATTCAAAACTTATTTGGCTAAAAAAAGAAAACCTCGAGTCTTTAAAGTGGGCTCCTGCTGATATACCAGTTGTTGAGCACTTAATCGTAGAGAAATAG
- a CDS encoding 5-methylcytosine restriction system specificity protein McrC codes for MQTDISLENTNRKIIIDTKYYQHALTQNFGSQKIISGNLYQIFAYLSNCRKAEGKETIGMLLYPKTGKDLDLSYNINAYPVKIMTVDLGRDWVFINNRLKDIISI; via the coding sequence ATGCAAACCGATATTTCTCTGGAAAACACCAATCGGAAAATAATCATAGATACGAAATACTATCAACATGCATTGACACAAAATTTCGGTTCACAGAAGATAATAAGTGGGAATTTGTATCAAATTTTTGCATATCTTAGCAATTGCCGGAAAGCCGAGGGGAAGGAAACTATAGGCATGCTGCTTTATCCTAAAACAGGGAAGGATTTAGATCTTTCTTACAATATTAATGCTTATCCAGTTAAAATAATGACTGTGGATTTAGGGCGTGATTGGGTATTTATTAATAATAGATTGAAAGACATTATTTCTATATAA